Proteins from one Sabethes cyaneus chromosome 2, idSabCyanKW18_F2, whole genome shotgun sequence genomic window:
- the LOC128736900 gene encoding cyclic AMP response element-binding protein A isoform X2 — protein sequence MCCSPYLRNRHSAAPLVTTAQFFRRFRVKNTCSIKRALFVTSHCSDMEEECYPAISMNAAANGQSKHQLIHRHQPYLAIPMSAAGGGSTLVSFGSLKNGTGGGGGGGGGAHSMVSNLSLLNALQQQASVSQSQQAQLVLGQAISLNNNHLTLNNNLIKNSASLLLPPPYPSSKRSCSNDSSSSSSGSDVEIDELTVKEEPMSPSSSCPPSPVCAGAGGTVLNSYAISTVNLASMAAYTQSDLVLEHKNGTLQLTPASQSLLKNQQIVINGNTICPISSNAASQSTSQPKIVMSKLNIKMEPQSSTSFGLPPTPPSSLPSDESEGNQSPEHHTSPMSPPAVISAVSPSNSSSSSSSSSSSSSSSSSSSGSSPSSRRTSVHTTAGASGSVPAGTSTTAVAMVSPNATVAVSRAVTASQNATTRQPIHTPLISSQPKGSTGTLLLTEEEKRTLLAEGYPIPTRLPLTKAEEKSLKKIRRKIKNKISAQESRRKKKEYMDQLERRVEILVSENLDYRKRVESLEDSNQNLLNELSKLRALVSRQQQQQQAQQPVRKM from the exons ATGTGTTGTTCCCCTTACTTACGTAACCGGCACAGCGCAGCGCCATTAGTGACGACAGCGCAGTTTTTTCGAAGGTTTCGTGTGAAAAACACTTGTTCAATCAAGCGGGCACTTTTTGTGACGTCCCATTGTTCGG atATGGAGGAGGAATGCTATCCGGCAATCAGCATGAATGCTGCAGCAAATGGGCAGAGCAAACACCAGCTTATTCACAGGCACCAGCCGTATCTTGCGATTCCGATGTCTGCCGCCGGAGGCGGTTCAACCCTTGTTTCCTTTGGGTCCCTAAAAAATGGTACTGGCGGCGGGGGAGGAGGTGGTGGAGGTGCTCACAGTATGGTCAGCAACCTCAGCCTTCTGAACGCCCTTCAGCAACAGGCCAGCGTCAGCCAATCACAACAAGCGCAGCTTGTGCTTGGTCAGGCGATTAGCCTGAACAACAATCACCTCACGCTGAACAACAACCTCATTAAAAACTCGGCCAGCTTGCTGCTTCCTCCTCCGTACCCCAGCAGCAAACGGAGCTGCTCTAATGATTCGTCTTCCTCCAGCTCGGGCAGCGACGTTGAGATCGATGAGCTGACGGTAAAGGAAGAACCAATGTCGCCCAGTTCCAGCTGTCCACCGTCGCCGGTATGCGCCGGTGCCGGTGGCACCGTTCTCAACAGTTACGCCATTTCGACGGTGAACCTTGCCAGTATGGCCGCCTACACACAGTCCGACCTCGTGCTGGAACACAAG AATGGCACTCTCCAGCTCACACCCGCCTCGCAAAGTCTGCTTAAAAACCAGCAGATAGTCATCAATGGGAACACAATCTGCCCGATAAGCAGTAATGCCGCCTCCCAATCAACTTCCCAGCCGAAGATTGTGATGTCCAAGCTGAACATCAAAATGGAACCGCAGTCGTCTACCTCTTTCGGGCTACCTCCAACGCCTCCTTCCTCGCTGCCGAGCGACGAATCGGAAGGCAACCAGAGTCCGGAGCATCACACGTCACCCATGTCGCCGCCTGCTGTGATCTCTGCCGTGTCACCCAGCAACAGTTCGAGTTCGAGTTcgagcagtagcagcagcagcagtagcagtagtagcTCCAGTGGAAGTTCCCCTTCCAGCAGGAGGACGTCGGTGCATACGACAGCAGGAGCATCCGGTTCCGTGCCGGCTGGAACTTCCACAACTGCTGTAGCCATGGTGTCACCAAACGCAACCGTCGCTGTTTCACGTGCGGTGACTGCCAGCCAGAATGCAACCACCCGGCAGCCGATCCACACACCCCTTATCAGCAGTCAACCG AAGGGCTCAACCGGTACGCTCCTCCTGACCGAAGAGGAAAAACGTACCCTGCTGGCTGAGGGTTATCCAATCCCAACGCGACTTCCACTGACCAAAGCCGAGGAGAAGTCCCTCAAGAAGATCCGGCGGAAGATCAAAAATAAG ATCTCCGCCCAGGAAAGCCGCcgaaaaaagaaagaatacaTGGACCAGCTCGAGCGTCGGGTGGAGATTCTCGTGTCGGAAAACCTGGACTACCGAAAGCGGGTGGAATCGCTCGAGGATTCCAATCAGAATCTGCTGAATGAGCTGAGCAAACTGCGGGCGCTCGTTagccggcagcagcagcagcagcaggcgcAGCAACCCGTGCGGAAGATGTAA
- the LOC128736900 gene encoding cyclic AMP response element-binding protein A isoform X1 encodes MDFDDGDLKELWDTDLDATMQDTLKMSSYVDMQDWMDRDSKLPPVILNDKLMTDAIIGTGMPIKTEHSYSLNSDGDSISDTLPDSPHSGQNKMDDMEEECYPAISMNAAANGQSKHQLIHRHQPYLAIPMSAAGGGSTLVSFGSLKNGTGGGGGGGGGAHSMVSNLSLLNALQQQASVSQSQQAQLVLGQAISLNNNHLTLNNNLIKNSASLLLPPPYPSSKRSCSNDSSSSSSGSDVEIDELTVKEEPMSPSSSCPPSPVCAGAGGTVLNSYAISTVNLASMAAYTQSDLVLEHKNGTLQLTPASQSLLKNQQIVINGNTICPISSNAASQSTSQPKIVMSKLNIKMEPQSSTSFGLPPTPPSSLPSDESEGNQSPEHHTSPMSPPAVISAVSPSNSSSSSSSSSSSSSSSSSSSGSSPSSRRTSVHTTAGASGSVPAGTSTTAVAMVSPNATVAVSRAVTASQNATTRQPIHTPLISSQPKGSTGTLLLTEEEKRTLLAEGYPIPTRLPLTKAEEKSLKKIRRKIKNKISAQESRRKKKEYMDQLERRVEILVSENLDYRKRVESLEDSNQNLLNELSKLRALVSRQQQQQQAQQPVRKM; translated from the exons ACGATGCAAGACACACTGAAAATGTCCAGCTACGTGGACATGCAGGACTGGATGGATCGCGACTCGAAACTCCCGCCGGTGATCCTGAACGATAAGCTGATGACCGATGCCATCATCGGCACCGGAATGCCAATCAAGACAGAGCACTCGTACAGTCTCAACTCGGACGGTGATTCGATATCGGACACACTGCCCGACTCACCGCACAGTGGACAGAACAAAATGGACG atATGGAGGAGGAATGCTATCCGGCAATCAGCATGAATGCTGCAGCAAATGGGCAGAGCAAACACCAGCTTATTCACAGGCACCAGCCGTATCTTGCGATTCCGATGTCTGCCGCCGGAGGCGGTTCAACCCTTGTTTCCTTTGGGTCCCTAAAAAATGGTACTGGCGGCGGGGGAGGAGGTGGTGGAGGTGCTCACAGTATGGTCAGCAACCTCAGCCTTCTGAACGCCCTTCAGCAACAGGCCAGCGTCAGCCAATCACAACAAGCGCAGCTTGTGCTTGGTCAGGCGATTAGCCTGAACAACAATCACCTCACGCTGAACAACAACCTCATTAAAAACTCGGCCAGCTTGCTGCTTCCTCCTCCGTACCCCAGCAGCAAACGGAGCTGCTCTAATGATTCGTCTTCCTCCAGCTCGGGCAGCGACGTTGAGATCGATGAGCTGACGGTAAAGGAAGAACCAATGTCGCCCAGTTCCAGCTGTCCACCGTCGCCGGTATGCGCCGGTGCCGGTGGCACCGTTCTCAACAGTTACGCCATTTCGACGGTGAACCTTGCCAGTATGGCCGCCTACACACAGTCCGACCTCGTGCTGGAACACAAG AATGGCACTCTCCAGCTCACACCCGCCTCGCAAAGTCTGCTTAAAAACCAGCAGATAGTCATCAATGGGAACACAATCTGCCCGATAAGCAGTAATGCCGCCTCCCAATCAACTTCCCAGCCGAAGATTGTGATGTCCAAGCTGAACATCAAAATGGAACCGCAGTCGTCTACCTCTTTCGGGCTACCTCCAACGCCTCCTTCCTCGCTGCCGAGCGACGAATCGGAAGGCAACCAGAGTCCGGAGCATCACACGTCACCCATGTCGCCGCCTGCTGTGATCTCTGCCGTGTCACCCAGCAACAGTTCGAGTTCGAGTTcgagcagtagcagcagcagcagtagcagtagtagcTCCAGTGGAAGTTCCCCTTCCAGCAGGAGGACGTCGGTGCATACGACAGCAGGAGCATCCGGTTCCGTGCCGGCTGGAACTTCCACAACTGCTGTAGCCATGGTGTCACCAAACGCAACCGTCGCTGTTTCACGTGCGGTGACTGCCAGCCAGAATGCAACCACCCGGCAGCCGATCCACACACCCCTTATCAGCAGTCAACCG AAGGGCTCAACCGGTACGCTCCTCCTGACCGAAGAGGAAAAACGTACCCTGCTGGCTGAGGGTTATCCAATCCCAACGCGACTTCCACTGACCAAAGCCGAGGAGAAGTCCCTCAAGAAGATCCGGCGGAAGATCAAAAATAAG ATCTCCGCCCAGGAAAGCCGCcgaaaaaagaaagaatacaTGGACCAGCTCGAGCGTCGGGTGGAGATTCTCGTGTCGGAAAACCTGGACTACCGAAAGCGGGTGGAATCGCTCGAGGATTCCAATCAGAATCTGCTGAATGAGCTGAGCAAACTGCGGGCGCTCGTTagccggcagcagcagcagcagcaggcgcAGCAACCCGTGCGGAAGATGTAA